The genome window AGTCAGACGGTTATTGACCTGCTCCTCGAAGAGGAATCCCAGGCGCTCGAACTCCTTCAGCAGTCGGTTGAAAGACCTATTCTTCTCGAGGTGGAAGCCGCCTATTCGCAGGAAGAGTGGGACGTGATCCTCGCGTAAGTCGACAGAGTAAGACAGGAAATTTGAAGCAGATGACGCAAATGAAGCCCCGGAACCCCACTTTCTACTGGTATGACTACGAAACCTTCGGCGTTGATCCGAAGCGGAATCGTCCCGCACAATTTGCAGGCCGCCGTACGGGCCTCGATTTTGAGCCCGTGTCGGAGGGTGAGGTTTTCTATTGCCGCCCGTCCATGGATCAGCTGCCAAGCCCGGAGAGCTCGCTTCTCACAGGCATTACACCGCAGCTCTGCGAAGAAAAGGGATTGAAGGAAACCGAGTTCGCGCGCGATGTCTGGGAGCGGATGAATACTCCCGGAACGGTGAGCATCGGCTACAACACGCTCGGATTTGACGATGAAGTGAATCGCTTCCTTTTCTGGCGCAATTTCCTCGACGCTTATCAGCACAGCTGGGCGAACGGCTGCTCCCGGTGGGATCTTTTCCCTGTCGTCTGCGCCGCCTGGGCGCTCCGCGGCGACGCCATCAAGTGGCCGAAGTGGGAAGAGATTGATCCGGCGGTGTACCCGAAAGCTGCCGGCAGAAGCGGCGTCTGCTTCAAGCTCGAATTTCTGACCATAGCCAACGGCATTGAGCATGGACATGCTCACGATGCGCTTTCGGACGTTGAGGCGACGATCGGACTTGCAAGACTTCTCGCTGAGAAAGAGCCTCGTCTTTGGCAGTGGGCCTTTGAAAATCGTACGAAAGAAAAGGTGCTTGCGGCCATCGGCGACACCAAGCCGGTCGTGTGGGTAACGCCCCGCTTCGGCATCGCGCGTGGATGCACCGGCATTGCCGCCTGCTTCTATCAGGACAAGAACGATTGCTGGATGTGGGATCTGATGGAGGATCCCACGATTCTGCGCACGCTTTCACTTGACGACTTCCGCAAACGAGCATTCCCGACGGCTGAAGATCGTGCGGCAGGTGTAGCCCGCCTGCCGATCCGTCAGCTGAAGGCCAATGCGTCGCCCTTTGTCTGCTCGAACCTTCGCGTGCTCTCGCGAGACCGGGCAGCGCAGTACGGCATCGATTTCGAGGTGGTTCAGCAGAACCTCGCAAAGCTTCAGGAAATCATTCCGCTCATTCAGACGGTTTTCGCGGAAGTCCTGGGGATGCGCTTTGCGGATGAAAAGCTTGAAGTCCACCCGGACCCGGATACGTCGCTTTATTCGTCAGGGTTCGCTAGTGCCAACGACAAGGTGCAGTTCGCGAAAATTCGCGAATCCACACCTCAAGATCTCAAAAAACTCTCTGAAAGCGGAGCGCTTCACTTTGATGATCCGCAGTTCATCGAAATGCTTCTTCGCTACCGCGCCCGCAACTGGCCGGAAACCTTGTCTTCAGAAGATGCGGCGCACTGGAAGGCGCTTTGCCGTCGACGCCTGATGGAAGGCGAAGACCGGGCGCTTACCGTGAGTCAATACTTTGAAGAAATTGATCGGGCTCAGGAGAGCGGTCAGTTTGACGACGAAATGCATCAGGAAATCCTGGGCGCGCTCTATGAATGGGGCGAACGCCTTGGCGAATTCGCGAGCGAGGACTAAAGTGGAAGTCCGAGTCGCTTGAGGTCTAATAAATTTTGAGGAGAGACAACATGGGATTCAAAAAAATTGGCGTCGCGTGTGGTGTAAATCCGCTCCCGGGGCTCAAGATCAAGGCCTGGCTCATTGCCACGGGCTCCGACCTCGATATGGAAGTCGAGGTCGTCGAATCGGCTCAAGAAATGCCGCTTGAGCCGCCGACGCCGAGGATCGCGCTGGGCGACCGCAAGATTGCGGCTTTCCTCGCGGCTTCGGAACTCCAGAAAGCCGGCTGCGAAGCCGTCATCATCCCGGATGTCAGAACGGAACCCTTCCTTCCTGAACTCCAGAAGGAGCTTCAGGTTCCGGTGATCTCGCTTCTTGCGGGGCTCCCCGAAAGCCTCAAAGCCGAAGGCATCCGCAGGATTGGTCTTCTGGGACGTGCCGTGCCGCAGGACTTTTATGAGAAGATTTTCGGCGCCGACTTTGAGTTCGTGAAGCTCGCTGAAGACCTCACGCCGATCTACGATATCCTGCAGAGCCCGGGCGAAGCCCTCAAAAAGCACGGCTTCTCTCCAGAGAACGAAGAGATGATGATGAAGGCGGGCGAGAAGCTTCTGGAAGCCGGTGCGGAAGTGCTCATCCCGAACTGCACGCAGATGGCGCGCTTTGCGGAAGAGCTGCGTCTGCGGGGACTCCCCGTCATCGACCTCCTGAGAAATGCCGCCGTGGAAGCCGTCAAGGCGACGCCGAAGCGCCTCCCGAAGCCCTTCAAGGTGGGCCTCATCGGCGGTCTCGGGCCCGCGGCAACGGTGGACCTTTACGACAAGATAGTGAAGGCGACGCCCGCGAAGACGGACCAGGAACACATCAAGGTAGTGGTTGAGCAGAATCCGCAGATCCCTGACCGGACGGCGGCGCTTCTTCGCGGCGGCGTGGACCCGACGCTTGCAATGTTCAACTGCGCGAAGCGCCTCGAGGACGACGAATGCGACGCGATCATCGTTCCCTGCAATACGGCGCATGCGTTCCTTCCTTATCTCCAGCGCTTCATCCGCACGCCCTTCATCAACATGCAGCAGGCAGCGCTCGATGAAATCAAGGCGAAGCTCGGCGACAAGGCTCGGATCGGACTTCTCGCTACGACCGGTACCGTCCAGACGGGCATTTACTCCGACAAGGCGAAAGCCATGGGGCTTGCCATGTTTGTGCCGGATGCCGAGCACCAGGAGCGTGTCATGGCGGCGATTTACGGACCGAAGGGCGCCAAGGCGGGCTATACCGACGGCGTCTGCCGTGAGGATCTGCTTTCGGCTGCAGAAGTGCTTGTGCGCGACCATGGCTGCAACTGCCTGATCCTCGGCTGCACGGAACTCCCGCTGATTCTCGATGAGTCGGACGACTTTGAAGTTGCGGGCGCGCATGTGGTGGTCATCGACCCGACGGCAGCGCTCGCGCGCAAGGTTGTGAAGACCGCTGAAGAAGCTTTCGAGCGTACCGGCATTCACTGATCACTTTGAAATCACCGCTGCCGTGCGAAGGGCAATTTGCCTTCCGCACGGCGGGAACCCCTTTTTCCGCATTCCCCGGACAGACTCCTATGCAGACCAAAAACTATCCTCAGACCGAACCCCTATCGGTAGCCTTCATCGGCCTCGGCGTCATGGGGTATCCCATGGCCGGTCATCTTGCGCGTGCGGGTCACAAAGTCTCTGTCTACAACCGCACGACGGCAAAGGCCGAGCGCTGGGCGGCTGAGTTCGGCGGCCGGATCGTGGAAACGCCGCGTGAGGCTGCAGAGGGCGCTCAGGTTGTCTTTGCCTGTGTCGGCAACGACGATGACCTGAGAAGCGTCGTCCTTGGTGAAAACGGAGCGTTGGCCGGCATGGCGGAAGGAGCGGTGTTTGTGGACCACACGACGGCAAGCGCCATGGTCGAGCGCGAGCTCGCCCTCGAGGCTCATAAGCAGGGCGTCGACTGGGTGGATGCGCCGGTGTCTGGCGGTCAGGCAGGCGCCGAAAACGGATGCCTCACGGTGCTTCTCGGGGGCGAAGCCTCGGTCTGCTCCCGGATCGATCCGGTGCTCCGGGCTTACAGCAGTCAGATCACGCATTTCGGTGCGGTAGGCTCCGGGCAACTCGCCAAGATGGTGAACCAGATCTGCATTGCAGGGTGCGTTCAGGGGCTCGCTGAGGGCCTTGCCTTCGGCATGAATGCCGGACTCGATATGGATAAGCTCATTTCCGCGCTTTCGGGCGGAGCGGCTTCGTCGTGGCAGATGGTCAACCGCAGCAAAACCATGGTCGAAGGCAAGTTCGACTTCGGCTTTGCGATTGACTGGATGAGGAAGGACCTCGGCATTGCGCTCAATGAAGCCGAAAGGAACGGCTCGAAGCTCGACGTTGCCCGTCAGGTTCTCGGGTTCTATGACGAGCTGAGCGCAAAAGGCGACGGGAGGCTCGACACCTCGAGCCTGATTCTGCGCCTGCCCCGCAAAGCGTAAGAAAACAAACGCCGCGCTAAAATTCAAACTTTCATCTTTAACCGGCGCCCTCAGGTCGGCGTCGGTTTTTTCTCTCTTTCCCAGGATTCAAGAAACGCGATGAGCGACAACACGGAAGCCCAGACCGGGCGTGCAACCAACTTCATTCGCAACATCATCG of Sutterella faecalis contains these proteins:
- a CDS encoding NAD(P)-dependent oxidoreductase, which translates into the protein MQTKNYPQTEPLSVAFIGLGVMGYPMAGHLARAGHKVSVYNRTTAKAERWAAEFGGRIVETPREAAEGAQVVFACVGNDDDLRSVVLGENGALAGMAEGAVFVDHTTASAMVERELALEAHKQGVDWVDAPVSGGQAGAENGCLTVLLGGEASVCSRIDPVLRAYSSQITHFGAVGSGQLAKMVNQICIAGCVQGLAEGLAFGMNAGLDMDKLISALSGGAASSWQMVNRSKTMVEGKFDFGFAIDWMRKDLGIALNEAERNGSKLDVARQVLGFYDELSAKGDGRLDTSSLILRLPRKA
- the sbcB gene encoding exodeoxyribonuclease I, which codes for MTQMKPRNPTFYWYDYETFGVDPKRNRPAQFAGRRTGLDFEPVSEGEVFYCRPSMDQLPSPESSLLTGITPQLCEEKGLKETEFARDVWERMNTPGTVSIGYNTLGFDDEVNRFLFWRNFLDAYQHSWANGCSRWDLFPVVCAAWALRGDAIKWPKWEEIDPAVYPKAAGRSGVCFKLEFLTIANGIEHGHAHDALSDVEATIGLARLLAEKEPRLWQWAFENRTKEKVLAAIGDTKPVVWVTPRFGIARGCTGIAACFYQDKNDCWMWDLMEDPTILRTLSLDDFRKRAFPTAEDRAAGVARLPIRQLKANASPFVCSNLRVLSRDRAAQYGIDFEVVQQNLAKLQEIIPLIQTVFAEVLGMRFADEKLEVHPDPDTSLYSSGFASANDKVQFAKIRESTPQDLKKLSESGALHFDDPQFIEMLLRYRARNWPETLSSEDAAHWKALCRRRLMEGEDRALTVSQYFEEIDRAQESGQFDDEMHQEILGALYEWGERLGEFASED
- the cuyB gene encoding cysteate racemase gives rise to the protein MGFKKIGVACGVNPLPGLKIKAWLIATGSDLDMEVEVVESAQEMPLEPPTPRIALGDRKIAAFLAASELQKAGCEAVIIPDVRTEPFLPELQKELQVPVISLLAGLPESLKAEGIRRIGLLGRAVPQDFYEKIFGADFEFVKLAEDLTPIYDILQSPGEALKKHGFSPENEEMMMKAGEKLLEAGAEVLIPNCTQMARFAEELRLRGLPVIDLLRNAAVEAVKATPKRLPKPFKVGLIGGLGPAATVDLYDKIVKATPAKTDQEHIKVVVEQNPQIPDRTAALLRGGVDPTLAMFNCAKRLEDDECDAIIVPCNTAHAFLPYLQRFIRTPFINMQQAALDEIKAKLGDKARIGLLATTGTVQTGIYSDKAKAMGLAMFVPDAEHQERVMAAIYGPKGAKAGYTDGVCREDLLSAAEVLVRDHGCNCLILGCTELPLILDESDDFEVAGAHVVVIDPTAALARKVVKTAEEAFERTGIH